Proteins encoded within one genomic window of uncultured Sphingopyxis sp.:
- a CDS encoding DUF924 family protein — protein MAENENVPPADWAQQLLAFWFDDHGMDDWYGGGPDFDAEVRELAEGWHEVLRSQPAEAFLTDPDTALAATILFDQVPRNIYRGHADAFATDSLARAIARGIVARGWHEDWPDERRQFACLPFQHSEDLADQRESLRLFAAFDDPMFQDYAQKHFDIVDRFGRFPHRNEALGRATRADEEAAIEEGKNW, from the coding sequence TTGGCTGAAAATGAAAATGTTCCCCCCGCCGACTGGGCGCAGCAATTGCTCGCCTTCTGGTTCGACGACCATGGCATGGACGACTGGTACGGCGGCGGCCCCGATTTCGACGCCGAGGTCCGCGAGCTAGCCGAGGGCTGGCACGAAGTCCTCCGCTCGCAGCCCGCCGAGGCTTTCCTGACCGATCCCGACACCGCGCTCGCGGCGACGATCCTGTTCGACCAGGTGCCGCGCAACATCTATCGCGGCCACGCCGACGCCTTCGCGACCGACAGCCTTGCCCGCGCGATCGCGCGCGGCATCGTCGCGCGCGGCTGGCACGAGGATTGGCCCGACGAGCGCCGCCAGTTCGCCTGCCTGCCCTTTCAGCACAGCGAGGATCTCGCGGACCAGCGCGAATCGCTGCGCCTGTTCGCGGCGTTCGACGATCCGATGTTCCAGGATTATGCGCAGAAACATTTCGATATCGTCGACCGCTTCGGTCGCTTCCCGCACCGCAACGAAGCACTCGGCCGCGCGACCCGTGCCGACGAGGAAGCGGCGATAGAAGAGGGCAAGAATTGGTGA
- a CDS encoding TonB-dependent receptor, with the protein MLIRSHMLGGLSLLALAATAPAAAQDAPSGSYDGNEIIVTATKRDASLQDVPFSINAQTEQAIERANASTIEDLSRNVAGLTVQNLGPGQSQVSVRGVSAGQIARDQPGVKEQVGVYLDESVISLSLFTPDLDLFDLNRVETLRGPQGTLFGSGSVGGTLRYITNQPTTDRVEGKVEGNVNLVDGDDFGGHLKGAINLPLSSNLAMRAVGYYTRYGGFINALREGGGESEDVNDGERYGGRVSLRWEPAENLSITPRFLYQKVTTDGFNRQEVYNLYANQFTTTRPQVSFEERQQYLLLDEAFEDEVKLFDLTMNYAGDVIGVTSVTTYTDRDILVSRDASALTGSVSADLGFPDAGILLPSNLVDTTGVKQFTQEVRVNSAGSGPFQWLIGGYYANVKRDYTQRLPTPGYDAVTDATLGDGTSAAVANGFGPNSPYNADIPYDLSQIAIFGEVSYDFTERLTATVGGRYYAFDETRRFVSGGLFTNGDNDRDKTSSTGFSPRLLLSYDVADGITLNAQASKGFRLGGVNDPLNLPLCDGGVPNGPDAETFGGRPRYDDETLWNYEGGVKAQFGGITFNAAGFYTKINNLQVTADAGSCSSRIVFNADAHTMGLEFELSASPFTGFDLGLSGSYVEAEFDSTLTRPDGTVIEGIRNGNRLPSVPKFQMAANATYSFPIDPSSDTNAFVTASFQHVGSRYTQPGDQENNPRTFVHGFTFGGAPVGSATTLDLKLPDYQLVNLGAGIEFPNELEVSVYVNNLFDENALLAFDRERGGRARLGFATNQPRTFGVTVRKGF; encoded by the coding sequence ATGCTTATACGGTCCCACATGCTGGGCGGCCTGTCGCTGCTCGCGCTCGCCGCGACCGCCCCCGCGGCGGCGCAGGACGCGCCATCGGGCAGCTATGACGGCAACGAGATCATCGTCACCGCGACCAAGCGCGACGCGAGCCTTCAGGACGTTCCCTTTTCGATCAACGCCCAGACCGAGCAGGCGATCGAGCGCGCCAACGCGAGCACGATCGAGGATCTGTCGCGCAACGTCGCGGGCCTGACCGTCCAGAATCTCGGGCCCGGACAGAGCCAGGTGTCGGTGCGCGGCGTTTCGGCAGGCCAGATCGCGCGCGACCAGCCGGGCGTCAAGGAACAGGTCGGCGTCTATCTCGACGAATCGGTCATCTCGCTCTCGCTCTTCACGCCCGACCTCGACCTGTTCGATCTGAACCGCGTCGAGACGCTGCGCGGACCGCAGGGCACGCTCTTCGGCTCGGGATCGGTCGGCGGCACGCTGCGCTATATCACCAACCAGCCGACCACCGACCGCGTCGAGGGCAAGGTCGAGGGCAATGTGAACCTCGTCGATGGCGACGATTTCGGCGGTCATTTGAAGGGCGCGATCAACCTGCCCTTGAGCTCCAATCTCGCGATGCGCGCGGTCGGCTATTACACGCGCTATGGCGGCTTCATCAACGCGCTGCGCGAAGGCGGCGGCGAGAGCGAGGATGTCAACGACGGCGAGCGCTATGGCGGGCGCGTGTCGCTCCGCTGGGAACCCGCCGAGAATCTCTCGATCACCCCGCGCTTCCTCTATCAGAAGGTCACGACCGACGGTTTCAACCGGCAGGAAGTCTATAACCTCTACGCCAACCAGTTCACGACGACCCGCCCGCAGGTGAGCTTCGAGGAGCGCCAGCAATATCTGCTGCTCGACGAGGCGTTCGAGGACGAGGTCAAGCTGTTCGACCTCACGATGAACTATGCCGGCGACGTCATCGGCGTGACCTCGGTCACGACCTATACCGACCGCGACATTCTCGTCAGCCGCGACGCGAGCGCGCTCACCGGCAGCGTATCGGCCGACCTCGGCTTCCCCGACGCGGGCATCCTGCTCCCGTCGAACCTCGTCGACACCACCGGGGTCAAGCAGTTCACGCAGGAAGTGCGCGTCAATTCGGCGGGCAGCGGCCCCTTCCAGTGGCTGATCGGCGGCTATTACGCGAATGTGAAGCGCGACTATACGCAGCGCCTACCGACACCGGGCTACGATGCCGTCACCGATGCGACGCTCGGCGACGGAACCTCTGCGGCAGTGGCGAACGGCTTCGGCCCCAATTCGCCCTACAATGCCGACATCCCCTATGACCTGTCGCAAATCGCGATCTTCGGCGAGGTCAGCTATGATTTCACCGAGCGTCTCACCGCGACGGTCGGCGGCCGCTATTACGCCTTCGACGAAACGCGGCGTTTCGTATCGGGCGGGCTGTTCACGAACGGCGATAATGACCGCGACAAGACCTCATCGACCGGTTTTTCGCCGCGCCTGCTCTTGAGCTACGACGTCGCCGACGGCATCACGCTCAACGCGCAGGCGTCGAAGGGCTTCCGCCTCGGCGGCGTCAACGATCCCTTGAACCTGCCGCTCTGCGACGGCGGCGTGCCGAACGGCCCCGATGCCGAGACCTTCGGCGGGCGGCCGCGCTACGACGACGAAACGCTGTGGAACTATGAGGGCGGGGTGAAGGCCCAGTTCGGCGGCATCACCTTCAACGCCGCGGGCTTTTATACCAAGATCAACAATCTGCAGGTCACCGCCGATGCCGGAAGCTGTTCGTCACGCATCGTGTTCAACGCCGACGCGCACACGATGGGGCTCGAATTCGAGCTATCGGCGAGCCCCTTCACCGGGTTCGATCTCGGTCTGTCGGGAAGCTATGTCGAGGCCGAGTTCGACTCGACGCTGACCCGCCCCGACGGCACGGTGATCGAGGGCATCCGCAACGGCAACCGCCTGCCCTCGGTGCCGAAGTTCCAGATGGCGGCGAACGCGACCTACAGCTTTCCGATCGACCCGTCGTCGGACACCAACGCCTTCGTCACCGCCTCCTTCCAGCATGTCGGCAGCCGCTATACGCAGCCGGGCGATCAGGAGAACAACCCGCGGACCTTCGTCCACGGCTTCACCTTCGGCGGCGCGCCGGTCGGCTCGGCGACGACGCTCGACCTCAAGCTTCCCGATTATCAGCTGGTCAATCTCGGCGCCGGAATCGAGTTCCCGAACGAGCTCGAAGTCTCGGTCTATGTGAACAATCTGTTCGACGAGAATGCGCTGCTCGCCTTCGACCGCGAGCGCGGCGGGCGGGCGCGGCTCGGCTTCGCGACGAACCAGCCGCGCACCTTCGGCGTTACGGTGCGAAAGGGGTTCTGA
- a CDS encoding endonuclease/exonuclease/phosphatase family protein → MIKVASYNMRKGIGLDRRRDPGRVLSVLGELDADIVALQEADRRFGTRASAIPPHMFADHSDYVPVDLLSGRPYAIGWHGNALLVRKGAEVEESHALHLPTLEPRGAVAATVRIGDTRLRVVGMHLDISGLRRRQQARAILNHVAEGEPLPTILMGDCNEWRATGGCLADFGAQHRLVDTGHSFHSRRPVAKLDRIFATPDLEAVEAGVHRSALAARASDHLPIWARFTRASE, encoded by the coding sequence ATGATAAAAGTCGCCAGCTACAATATGCGCAAGGGCATCGGGCTCGACCGCCGCCGCGATCCCGGCCGGGTGCTTTCGGTGCTCGGCGAACTCGACGCCGACATCGTCGCGCTGCAGGAAGCCGACCGGCGTTTCGGCACCCGCGCGAGCGCGATCCCGCCGCACATGTTCGCGGACCATAGCGACTATGTCCCCGTCGACCTCTTGAGCGGCCGCCCCTATGCGATCGGCTGGCACGGCAATGCGCTGCTCGTCCGCAAGGGGGCGGAGGTCGAGGAAAGCCATGCGCTCCACCTGCCGACGCTCGAACCGCGCGGCGCCGTCGCGGCGACGGTGCGCATCGGCGATACGCGGCTGCGCGTCGTCGGCATGCACCTCGATATTTCGGGACTGCGCCGCCGCCAGCAGGCGCGCGCGATCCTGAACCATGTCGCCGAGGGCGAGCCCTTGCCGACCATCCTGATGGGCGACTGCAACGAATGGCGCGCGACCGGCGGCTGCCTTGCCGATTTCGGCGCGCAGCATCGCCTCGTCGACACCGGCCACAGCTTCCACAGCCGCCGCCCGGTCGCGAAGCTCGACCGGATTTTCGCGACCCCCGACCTCGAAGCGGTCGAGGCGGGCGTCCACCGCAGCGCGCTCGCAGCGCGCGCGTCCGATCACTTGCCTATCTGGGCGCGGTTCACCAGGGCTTCCGAATAA
- the ectA gene encoding diaminobutyrate acetyltransferase, which yields MRFRRPIAADGPAVTALIAACPPLDRNSRYCNLLQCEHFADHCVIAEKAGRIVGWVSGYRPPSDPTAFFVWQVAVSSEGRGKQLASRMIAELLTRPAQDGVTHMITTITADNQASWGLFRGLARKWDAELERSALFERETHFAGAHATEYLARIGPVDRTKIDAEQG from the coding sequence GTGCGGTTCCGCCGACCCATCGCGGCGGACGGCCCCGCCGTCACCGCCTTGATTGCGGCGTGCCCGCCGCTCGATCGCAATTCCCGCTATTGCAACCTGCTCCAGTGCGAACATTTCGCCGACCATTGCGTCATCGCCGAGAAGGCGGGACGGATCGTCGGCTGGGTGTCGGGCTATCGCCCGCCATCGGATCCAACGGCGTTTTTCGTGTGGCAGGTCGCCGTCTCCAGCGAGGGACGCGGAAAGCAACTTGCGAGCCGCATGATCGCGGAGCTGCTCACGAGGCCGGCACAAGACGGCGTGACCCACATGATCACCACGATCACCGCCGACAATCAGGCGTCATGGGGGCTGTTCCGCGGCCTTGCCCGCAAATGGGACGCCGAACTGGAACGCAGCGCGCTGTTCGAGCGCGAAACCCATTTCGCGGGCGCCCACGCCACCGAATATCTGGCCCGGATCGGGCCGGTCGACCGCACGAAGATAGACGCAGAACAGGGATAG
- a CDS encoding DUF2007 domain-containing protein has translation MPLVELVRLPNGAEAELLRGRLESAGVHAVCFDAGMNIAESVGLLIPVRVMVLDEDLDEARALMTEFEAN, from the coding sequence ATGCCGCTCGTCGAACTCGTCCGCCTGCCCAATGGGGCCGAAGCCGAATTGCTGCGCGGCCGGCTCGAAAGCGCGGGCGTCCATGCGGTCTGTTTCGACGCGGGCATGAATATCGCCGAAAGCGTAGGGCTGCTCATTCCGGTGCGCGTGATGGTGCTCGACGAGGATCTGGACGAAGCACGCGCGCTGATGACCGAGTTCGAGGCCAATTAG
- a CDS encoding P-II family nitrogen regulator, whose translation MKLILAIIKPFKLDEVREALTGLGIAGMTVTEVKGFGRQKGQTEIYRGAEYATNMVPKVKIELVCDDALAARVVETLQQSAGTGSIGDGKIFVLDVGQAVRIRTGETGEAAL comes from the coding sequence ATGAAGCTGATCCTGGCAATCATCAAACCATTCAAGCTCGACGAGGTGCGCGAAGCACTCACCGGGCTCGGCATCGCCGGCATGACCGTGACCGAGGTCAAGGGCTTCGGCCGGCAAAAGGGGCAGACCGAAATCTACCGCGGCGCCGAATATGCGACCAACATGGTGCCGAAGGTGAAGATCGAACTCGTCTGCGACGACGCGCTCGCCGCAAGGGTCGTCGAGACGCTGCAGCAAAGCGCCGGCACCGGTTCGATCGGCGACGGCAAGATTTTCGTGCTCGACGTCGGTCAGGCCGTGCGCATCCGCACGGGCGAAACCGGCGAGGCAGCTTTGTAA
- a CDS encoding ammonium transporter, which produces MKFANKIAAGAGAAGLALFAALPAWAQEAAAAPAADPVPDKGDTAWMMVATVLVMAMIVPGLALFYGGLVRTKNMASVLTQVLAVAALAMILWVIYGYGLAFGGDANQFISSGKYFLAGVTADSTVATFTDGVVIPEFVFIAFQMTFSAITVALVLGGLVERMKFSAVMVFAIVWLTIVYYPIAHMVWYLGGDDASTGLIFGWGALDFAGGTVVHINAGIAALVGGFIIGKRSGYQKDIMAPHSLTMTLIGTGLLWVGWFGFNAGSALEANGSAGLALINTFTATAAGVLFWMLTERALGHKGSLLGACSGAIAGLVAVTPAAGNSGPFGAILLGAIAGIVCCWFVMKIKPKLGFDDSLDVFGIHGIGGLIGSVLTAVTMLPALGGPAGDDYVLGAQLGIQIKSVLVAVAWSAAGSAIAFTIAKAITGGRVTEEVEREGLDLGEHGERAYNY; this is translated from the coding sequence ATGAAGTTCGCAAACAAGATTGCGGCGGGCGCCGGGGCCGCGGGCCTCGCGCTGTTCGCCGCGCTGCCCGCCTGGGCGCAAGAAGCCGCCGCCGCGCCGGCTGCCGACCCGGTTCCCGACAAGGGTGATACCGCGTGGATGATGGTCGCAACGGTGCTCGTCATGGCGATGATCGTTCCCGGCCTCGCGCTTTTCTACGGCGGCCTCGTCCGCACGAAAAACATGGCCTCGGTGCTGACGCAGGTGCTTGCCGTAGCGGCGCTCGCGATGATCCTGTGGGTCATCTACGGCTATGGCCTCGCCTTCGGCGGCGACGCCAACCAGTTCATCTCGTCGGGCAAATATTTCCTCGCCGGCGTCACCGCCGATTCGACCGTCGCGACCTTCACCGACGGCGTCGTCATCCCCGAATTCGTCTTCATCGCATTCCAGATGACCTTTTCGGCGATCACCGTCGCGCTCGTGCTCGGCGGGCTCGTCGAGCGAATGAAATTCTCGGCGGTGATGGTCTTCGCGATCGTCTGGCTGACCATCGTCTATTATCCGATCGCGCACATGGTCTGGTATCTCGGCGGTGACGATGCCTCGACCGGCCTGATCTTCGGCTGGGGGGCGCTCGACTTCGCGGGCGGCACCGTCGTCCACATCAACGCGGGCATCGCGGCGCTGGTCGGCGGCTTCATCATCGGCAAGCGGAGCGGCTATCAGAAGGACATCATGGCGCCGCACTCGCTGACCATGACGCTGATCGGCACCGGCCTCCTGTGGGTGGGCTGGTTCGGCTTCAACGCCGGCTCGGCGCTTGAGGCCAATGGTTCGGCCGGTCTTGCGCTGATCAACACCTTCACCGCCACCGCCGCCGGCGTCCTCTTCTGGATGCTCACCGAGCGCGCCCTCGGTCACAAGGGCTCGCTGCTCGGCGCCTGCTCGGGCGCGATCGCCGGCCTCGTCGCGGTCACGCCCGCCGCGGGCAATTCGGGCCCGTTCGGCGCGATCCTGCTCGGCGCGATCGCCGGTATCGTCTGCTGCTGGTTCGTGATGAAGATCAAACCGAAGCTCGGCTTCGACGATTCGCTCGACGTGTTCGGCATCCACGGCATCGGCGGCCTGATCGGCTCGGTGCTGACCGCGGTCACCATGCTGCCCGCGCTCGGCGGTCCGGCGGGCGACGACTATGTCCTCGGCGCGCAGCTCGGCATCCAGATCAAGTCGGTGCTCGTCGCCGTCGCCTGGTCGGCGGCCGGTTCGGCCATCGCCTTCACGATCGCCAAGGCAATCACCGGCGGGCGCGTCACCGAAGAGGTCGAACGCGAAGGCCTCGACCTCGGCGAGCATGGCGAGCGCGCCTATAACTATTGA
- a CDS encoding winged helix-turn-helix transcriptional regulator, translating to MPDPLLVQLGAHRWLIPLLADLAAHKGARFVELIHRLGLARDSCARTLESAQAIGWVRRNPGHGHPLRPEYILTQEGAAAAARAATIAEAQSALGLPPGAATRWGLPLVAGIGAGHDRFNALARLLAPATPRALSQGLSALSKHGLVSRELLDMRPPASRYGLTGRGRTLAEACLLGSRP from the coding sequence ATGCCCGATCCGCTGCTCGTTCAGCTTGGCGCCCATCGCTGGCTGATACCGCTGCTTGCCGATCTGGCGGCGCACAAGGGCGCGCGCTTCGTCGAGCTGATCCACCGGCTCGGCCTCGCGCGCGACAGTTGCGCGCGTACGCTCGAGTCCGCGCAGGCGATCGGCTGGGTGCGGCGCAACCCTGGTCACGGCCACCCGCTCCGCCCCGAATATATCCTGACCCAAGAGGGCGCGGCCGCCGCCGCGCGCGCCGCGACGATCGCGGAAGCGCAGAGCGCGCTCGGCCTGCCCCCCGGCGCCGCGACGCGCTGGGGCCTGCCGCTCGTGGCCGGCATCGGCGCGGGGCACGACCGCTTCAACGCGCTCGCGCGCCTGCTCGCCCCCGCAACGCCGCGCGCGCTGTCGCAGGGACTGAGCGCACTCAGCAAGCATGGGCTGGTATCGCGCGAGCTGCTCGATATGCGCCCGCCGGCGAGCCGCTATGGTCTGACGGGACGAGGGCGGACGCTGGCGGAGGCCTGTCTTTTGGGATCGAGACCCTAA
- a CDS encoding VOC family protein produces the protein MALQIGSELTCSMGVKDMTAAIAWYERVMLCELLYRADEIGWCELKTPMAGVHIGLSEVESVGQGGGATNVFEVADIEEAKAHLDAEGVRQDGGIQHIPGLVKLLTFYDPDGNAFMFSQSEMAP, from the coding sequence ATGGCGTTGCAGATCGGATCCGAACTCACCTGTTCGATGGGGGTGAAGGACATGACCGCGGCGATCGCCTGGTACGAGCGGGTGATGCTGTGCGAACTGCTTTATCGCGCCGACGAGATCGGCTGGTGCGAGCTCAAGACCCCGATGGCGGGGGTCCATATCGGGCTGAGCGAGGTGGAGAGCGTGGGACAGGGCGGCGGTGCGACCAATGTCTTCGAGGTCGCCGACATCGAGGAAGCCAAGGCGCACCTCGATGCCGAAGGCGTAAGGCAGGACGGCGGCATCCAGCATATCCCGGGGCTGGTGAAACTGCTCACCTTCTACGATCCCGATGGCAATGCCTTCATGTTCTCGCAGTCCGAAATGGCGCCATGA
- a CDS encoding MarR family transcriptional regulator, producing MESEIANATLKALRRVLRATDGGTRRLAVATGLTPSQLLVLREIDAGEAVTPGLIARRLQFSHATITAIVDRLVALDLASRSRSDQDKRRVLLEATAKGRRCLAEAPDMLQEIFADRFAALPAWEQAMLLAGAERLADLLGAGDMDAAPLLDAGAIDRA from the coding sequence ATGGAGTCCGAGATTGCGAATGCGACGTTGAAGGCCTTGCGGCGCGTCCTGCGCGCGACCGACGGCGGCACCCGCCGGCTTGCCGTGGCAACGGGGCTGACGCCGTCGCAATTGCTGGTGCTGCGCGAGATCGACGCGGGCGAGGCGGTGACCCCGGGCCTGATCGCGCGGCGGCTGCAGTTCAGCCACGCGACGATCACGGCGATCGTCGATCGCCTGGTCGCCCTCGATCTCGCGTCGCGGTCGCGAAGCGATCAGGACAAGCGCCGCGTGCTGCTGGAGGCGACCGCGAAAGGGCGCCGCTGCCTCGCCGAGGCGCCCGACATGCTGCAGGAAATATTCGCGGACCGCTTTGCCGCGCTCCCCGCATGGGAACAGGCGATGCTGCTGGCGGGTGCCGAGCGCCTGGCCGATTTGCTCGGCGCGGGCGACATGGACGCGGCGCCGCTGCTCGATGCTGGGGCGATCGACCGGGCTTAG
- a CDS encoding pyridoxamine 5'-phosphate oxidase family protein — protein sequence MAEFTDTLTDKHIAFIAKQPVFFTATAAADGRINLSPKGYADSFRVLSQAQVAYLDLGGSGNETHAHLAADGRITIMFCAFDRSALILRIYGRGRPILPQDEEWDALAVHFTLLPGTRQIFVIDVTSVQTSCGWGVPMMELQHERDTLQKYHRQADRALWVEKFKERTQSIDGLPTRPTDRFIAGETA from the coding sequence ATGGCCGAATTCACCGATACGCTGACCGACAAGCATATCGCCTTCATCGCGAAGCAGCCCGTCTTCTTCACCGCGACCGCCGCCGCCGACGGCCGGATCAATCTGTCGCCCAAAGGCTATGCCGACAGCTTCCGCGTCCTGTCACAAGCCCAAGTCGCCTATCTCGACCTCGGCGGCTCGGGCAACGAAACCCACGCGCATCTTGCCGCCGACGGACGCATCACGATCATGTTCTGCGCCTTCGACCGCAGCGCGCTGATCCTGCGCATCTACGGTCGCGGCCGTCCGATATTGCCGCAGGACGAGGAATGGGACGCGCTCGCGGTCCATTTCACGCTGCTTCCCGGCACGCGCCAGATTTTCGTGATCGACGTGACGAGCGTGCAGACGAGCTGCGGCTGGGGCGTGCCGATGATGGAATTGCAGCACGAGCGCGACACGCTGCAGAAATATCACCGCCAGGCCGACCGCGCCCTGTGGGTCGAGAAATTCAAGGAGCGCACGCAGAGCATCGACGGCCTGCCGACGCGGCCGACCGACCGTTTCATTGCCGGAGAGACCGCCTGA
- the tldD gene encoding metalloprotease TldD encodes MTSPTDPRRFLYRADALDPDLAQKLAREALAKADDGELYLQYRATESFGFDDGRLKTADYSTDAGFGLRAVSGEMTGFAHASDISAGAIRRAAETLALLDPATQAPAGPPPRTNRHLYDEANPLDLVPFAKKVELCQKVDAAARARDPRVVQVSVALAGSWSVVEIVRADGFLATDIRPLVRLNVSIVVEENGRRESGYFGLGGRYMYDHLFEEAQWNRAIDAALDQALVNLRAVDAPAGEFTVLLGPGWPGVLLHEAVGHGLEGDFNRKGTSAFSGRIGERVAAPGVTVVDDGAMDSPVGGGRRGSLSIDDEGTPTGETVLIEDGILKGYMQDRLNARLMGVEPTGNGRRESFAHAPMPRMTNTFMRGGGDDPAELLSRVKNGIFAKSFGGGQVDIVSGKFVFSCTEAYKIENGKLGDSIKGATLIGDGPSVLTKVTGIGDDMAIDEGIGICGKAGQSVPAGVGQPTLLVSGLTVGGTA; translated from the coding sequence ATGACAAGCCCCACCGATCCCCGCCGCTTCCTCTATCGCGCCGATGCGCTCGACCCCGATCTGGCGCAGAAGCTCGCGCGCGAAGCCCTGGCGAAGGCCGACGATGGCGAGCTTTACCTGCAATATCGCGCGACCGAGAGCTTCGGCTTCGACGACGGCCGTCTCAAGACCGCCGATTATTCGACCGACGCCGGCTTTGGCCTGCGCGCCGTGTCGGGCGAGATGACGGGCTTTGCACACGCCAGCGACATCAGCGCCGGCGCGATCCGCCGCGCCGCCGAGACGCTCGCCTTGCTCGATCCCGCGACGCAGGCCCCCGCCGGCCCGCCGCCGCGCACCAACCGCCACCTCTATGACGAGGCGAATCCGCTCGACCTCGTCCCCTTCGCGAAGAAGGTCGAGCTTTGCCAGAAGGTCGATGCCGCCGCCCGCGCGCGCGATCCGCGCGTCGTCCAGGTATCGGTCGCGCTCGCGGGGAGCTGGTCGGTGGTCGAGATCGTCCGCGCCGACGGCTTCCTCGCGACCGACATCCGCCCACTCGTCCGTTTGAACGTCTCGATCGTCGTCGAGGAGAACGGGCGGCGCGAGAGCGGCTATTTCGGCCTCGGCGGCCGCTATATGTACGATCATCTGTTCGAGGAGGCGCAGTGGAACCGCGCGATCGACGCGGCGCTGGACCAGGCGCTCGTCAACCTGCGCGCGGTCGACGCCCCCGCCGGCGAGTTCACCGTGCTGCTCGGCCCCGGCTGGCCCGGCGTGCTGCTCCACGAAGCCGTCGGCCATGGGCTCGAAGGCGATTTCAACCGCAAGGGCACCAGCGCCTTTTCGGGCCGGATCGGCGAACGCGTCGCGGCGCCGGGCGTCACGGTGGTCGACGACGGCGCGATGGATAGCCCGGTCGGCGGCGGCCGCCGCGGCTCGCTCAGCATCGACGACGAAGGCACGCCCACCGGCGAGACGGTGCTGATCGAGGACGGCATATTGAAGGGCTATATGCAGGACCGCCTCAACGCGCGCCTGATGGGGGTCGAACCCACCGGCAACGGGCGCCGCGAGAGTTTCGCGCACGCGCCGATGCCGCGGATGACCAACACCTTCATGCGCGGCGGAGGCGACGATCCCGCCGAACTGCTGTCGCGCGTCAAGAACGGCATCTTCGCCAAAAGCTTCGGCGGCGGCCAGGTCGACATCGTGTCGGGCAAGTTCGTCTTCTCCTGCACCGAGGCGTACAAGATCGAGAATGGCAAATTGGGCGACTCGATCAAGGGCGCGACGCTGATCGGCGACGGGCCGAGCGTGCTGACGAAGGTCACCGGCATCGGGGACGACATGGCGATCGACGAGGGCATCGGTATCTGCGGCAAGGCGGGCCAAAGCGTCCCCGCGGGGGTCGGCCAGCCGACTTTGCTCGTCAGCGGGCTGACGGTGGGCGGGACGGCGTAG